In one Culex quinquefasciatus strain JHB chromosome 2, VPISU_Cqui_1.0_pri_paternal, whole genome shotgun sequence genomic region, the following are encoded:
- the LOC6051397 gene encoding flexible cuticle protein 12 has protein sequence MKFAIAFAAILAVALAAPPHEERDAHITKYENDNLGVDGYRFVYDTSNRIQRQEEAQLKNFGDDVSALVVRGSYSYTGDDGQVYTVNYIADENGFQPEAAHIPRA, from the exons atgaaattcgCCATCGCATTTGCCGCCATCCTGGCCGTGGCTCTGGCCGCACCTCCCCACGAGGAACGTGATGCCCACATCACCAAGTACGAGAACGACAACCTGGGAGTCGATGGATACCGATTTGT GTACGACACCAGCAACCGCATCCAGCGTCAGGAGGAGGCCCAGCTGAAGAACTTTGGTGACGATGTGAGTGCGCTGGTCGTCCGAGGATCGTACTCGTACACCGGAGATGACGGCCAGGTGTACACCGTCAACTACATCGCCGACGAGAACGGATTCCAGCCGGAGGCCGCCCACATCCCGCGGGCTTAG